The DNA region CTGCTTCCCGAGCTTCCCGAGCTGGTCCAGCACACCGTCGAGGCGTTCGGAGGGCACGATGACGTTGACCGACGCCCGCTTCTCCTGGGTGCTCTCCTGCCCGGTGTAGCCGGCGGCGCCCTGGGTGATGACGCGCACCTGCGAGATCACGTCGGCGACGTTCGGGGCGGTGAGCTCCAGGCTCGCCGTGCGCACCAGCTTGCGGTCGGTGATCCCCGGCTGCCCCGCGGGCGCGGGGCCTTGCCCGAACCCGCGCTGTCGGTGGCTTCCTTCTTGGGCGCACCTTGGTTCGGCGCCGCTTGCTTCGTGTCGGCCGACATCGGCATCGCGGCCGACTCGCTGCTGCCGGAATCGTTCGCCGAGCAGCCCGCCAGCGCCAGCACGATGCCGGCCGCGGCGGCCCATCTCAATCCCTTGTGCATCAAAACCGTCTCCCTCCAGTGCTGCGGAAAGAGACGGAACGGACGACGGTGCCGTTGCACCGTTCGGGTCACGAGTCGGTCAAGGCTCCGGGTTCGTGCCCGTTCGAAGGCTCGACGAGATGTTTGAACGCCTGGAGGTTCGCGAGCGACTCGCCACGGGAAACGCGCCAATCCCATTCGCGTTTGATCGATTCCGCGAAGCCGAGCTCCAGCAACGTGTTGAAATCGCCGTCGGCGGCTTCCAGCACCTGCCCGAGGATCTTGTCCAATTCGGCTTCGGTGACCGTGTCCAGGCCGAACCGGCCGACCAGGTAGATATCGCCCATCGCGTCCACGGTGTAGTGCACGCCGTACAGCTTCGCGTTGCGGCGCAACAGAAAGCGGTAAACGTCCTCATGGGACTCATCAGGACGGCGGCAGACGAAGGCTTCGACGGCGAAAGCGTGGTCACCGGCGACCAGCCAGCAGTTGGTCTGCAGCT from Amycolatopsis sp. EV170708-02-1 includes:
- a CDS encoding YbjN domain-containing protein, whose amino-acid sequence is MTLDETLRSSLDSAGLEYERRGEGKYFVTLPGTKKLQTNCWLVAGDHAFAVEAFVCRRPDESHEDVYRFLLRRNAKLYGVHYTVDAMGDIYLVGRFGLDTVTEAELDKILGQVLEAADGDFNTLLELGFAESIKREWDWRVSRGESLANLQAFKHLVEPSNGHEPGALTDS